AACACAGGGCCCAGGCAGAACCAGGCGCAGCGGCGACGTGGGACCTGCGTCTGGGCACGGGGGCTGGGCCACCTGCCACGCTGGAGTCCTGAGAGCTGCTGgcctgtgcttgggcccctgtgcctacatgggagaccagatggagctccaggctcggcccggcccaggcccagccacggcagccgtttggagagtgagcaCTGGATGAAGACTGACCCATCTccaaccctgcctttcagataaataaaatcaatcttaaagagGATACAGACATCAggcaaaaaaatcacaaatgaccCCAAGAAGCCGGATGTGAACGGAGAGGCCGTGACTCCCAGCTCCGCAGGCTGAGCGCTGGGCTGGGCTCCGTGCCGGGGCcccgggcagagctgggcagtgcCCGGAGGCCAGGGACACTCCAGAGCCACGCAGATGGGGGAGGGTGCTGGGCGGAGCCCCGGCAGCTCCCACGCGGGGACCCGGCCACCCAGGGGCCTCCGTCTGCTCCGGCCCGGCCTAACCTCAAAACCCAAGGGCTaaagccttcccaggcacgtaaCCCGGAACAAATGCAGGGGCATCCATGTCCAGCAAGGCGGAAGGCACGTGTGCAGGCTGCAAGGTGCAGGAGTGACCCAACGCCGCACAGCCAGAGAGGCCCAGAGACACATCTCCACGCACTGGCTCCTGCTCCCATGGCCGAAACTGCTGGGCTGGGCCCGAGCTCCGTCCGggccccccacgtgggtgcagggccatcacTGGCCTCCCAGGTGCGCCGTGGGGAGCCCGGGCGCCTGCCCCTGGGTTGGCTGCCTGGCTTGCGCCTCGCTCGCgcacatctttgttttctttggtaGAATGGAACTCCCAGCACAGGCGACGTCTGGCTGGGTGGtctggcagagctggggcccaggcaggcgTCCACCCTGCCTTGGAGGGGGCCTTTGAGAccctccgctcccctcccccctccggcACCAGGCCGGGGCGGGCTTTGGTGTCCTGTGTCTGGGCCTGGTGTGGGCGACTTCGTGAggtccagcctctgctgcctgctggccctgctggctgccactgcttcggggggcggggtgggggcagctctgGATTCCGGCCAtgggcaggagcctgggggaGGTGGACCCCTGGAGGCCCTGCCACGGGAGCTGGTGGCTGCATGGACTGTCGAGGGCTCAGCTTTGGGGCCGCTGCGTGGGGTCCCTGCGGCAGCGTGCGCGCCCCCGAGGCGGGTGAGGCACGGGACCAAGCACCCCGGCGACACGCACGCGCTGTCCGCAGGTGACCTCTCTGGAgcccgtggccggcgtgctgcgctccTGGGATCTGAGCCTCACGGAAGCCATGCTGCAGAACATGGACGCCGAACACCAGCGCCGGGCGCGCGAGACCCAGACGCAGCAGCAGGCGGAGGCCACGCGGTGCGGGGACGCTCGGGCGGGGGCGCGGTGCCGACGGGGAGCCCTCTGACCCTGCCCGTCCCGCCCCCCAGCATGGCCCTCCAGGTGCAgcggctggcccaggagcagcagcGCTGTCACAAGGAGGTGAGCGGGCCGCGTGCCCCGGGGAGGGgcgcggcgggggaggggcggcggggcTCACGGGGGCGCCCCCAGCTGCAGCAGGCCTACTGCGAACTCAGCCGGAGGATCGCCGAGCTCGACGCGTGCGAACGCCGGCGCGCGGTCAGCACGGAGCCCTCGGCACAGGTGCGCCCCTACGCCCCACCCCCCGCGCCCCCGGGGGACCGGTCCCTCCCGcagctggcgggggtggggcgcgGCTTTGGGCCTGGCTGCTCCGAGCCGAGCCGGCCGTGGCGCCCCCTCCAGGCCGTCAAGGACGCCGAGGCGCGCGTGGACAGGCTGCGGCAGCAGGCTCAGACGGCCGAGGAGACGCTGGcgctggccaggctggagcttcGGGAGCAGGCCCAGGAGGGTGGGCGGGGTCAGCCCTGGCCGCGGGGAGGCGAGGCCCGGGGCGGGCTTGGCGCGGGCGCCGCTAGCTGTCCCCGACCCCCCAGACGAGGCGATGGCGCCCGGGCTGCGGTGCCAGATCACCGAGCTGCACGACGTGCTGCTGAAAGACGTGGGCGACCGCATCAGCGCCGACGGCCGGTCAGTGCTGCGGGGCGTGGGGGGCTGGTGAGCCCGCGAGGACGGCCGGCGCCGAGCCGCTCGTCGCCCCCAGGTGGCCTCTCGTCATCGACCCCTCGGGCCAGGCGGCCACCTTCCTGCGCTACCAGGACACCAACTACCTGGACACGGTGAACCCCGAGCACCTGCGCCCGGAGAGGATCCGCCTGGCGCTGCTGGGGGCGCTCAGGTGAGGCGCGGGGCCGGCGGGCGTGGCGCCCAGGGGAGGCGGGGCGGCCCtgcccacgccccgccccgccccgcccggcccccgcAGGTACGGGAAGCCGCTGGTCTTCGACCTGCGCGACCTGGACCTGTTTGCGGCCGTGCTGCGGCAGCTGGACGCGGTGCAGCCGGGCCTGGCGCAAGCGCTGCTGAGCCGCGGGCTGCTGGAGCAGGAGCGCTACCTGTCGCTGCGGCGCCCCGCCGACGGCCCCGAGTACAGCCCCGCGCGGTTCCAGGAGGCGCGCCTGCACCGCTTCCGCCTCCTCTTCGTCACGCGCGCCCGCTGGCCGCCGGCCGAGCAGCTGCAGGCGCTGCTCCCGGTGCGAGTGCAGCCGCCCCGGGGCCTCGAACAagccccagccccgccagccccaccctgcagagcGGCGGACGGAGGCGCGGGGGCTAAAACGTAGTCAACTTTATTCTCCTTAAACCACAAAATAGAGTCTTTGGTTGTACAAACGTCACTAGTTACAGTGTGGCCGGGCGCGCGCGCCCCTACGAAGGCACGGGGCCTAGGCCCCGGCGTCCCGGCCGCAGCGGGCGGCGGCCACTGCACGGCGTCGTGTCCTCGGCGCCGGCCGGGGCCCTGCCCAGCAGCACCAGGGCCACCTCTCCGTCCTCCTcctgcgggctggggctgggggacggCTCCAGGCAGCTCAGCTCCTCCAGGCCGGGCGACTGCGGCGGGGAGAGGGCGGTCAGGGCGGCGAGGGACCTGCGGGGAGCCACTGGCGCGCGCGGGGCCAGAGTGCAGGGACGGTGCGCAAGGGGGCAAGCAGGGCGAGCGCGCGcagggctgcggggcggggcgcgccgcGCGGCCGCGGTACCTGGAGCGCATAGACAGGTCTGGAAGAAGGCAGGGCTGCGAACGCCCTGTAGTCAAACTTCTTTCCAGACAGGGGCTGGAGAGGACAGCGCgaggggggagaggcagagagagtacgCGCAGGAGGCGAGGGCCGCGGGGCGGGgtccgcacccccacccccaggccggAGCGGCGCGGGCGAGGGTGGCGGCTGCGGGCTCCTCACCAGGCGTCCAGGGGCCGGGCTGCGCTGGGGGCCGAGGTCTGCGGGGCGAGAAGCGAGAAGCGGGCGTTGGGAGCCGTCCCTGCGGCGGACCGGGTCCccggctcccccacccccgggcacACGGACCTTCCGGTGGGGTGGGAGACGGTGTGGGCGCGGGGGACGGGGCCTCGGCCAGGCGCTCCAGGGGCCCCCGCTTGCCGCGGCCGTCCTGGGACCGGCTGAGGACCATCTGCGCGCGCAGGGCGTCCTGCTCCAGCGACTTCATCCTGGCCGCCCGCCACAGCGCCCGCTTCTCCGCCTCCAGGGCGCGACGCTCGGCCGGGGACAAGGCGCGCTCGGGCGCCGGCGGCTCCCCCAGCTCCGGGCTCTGCATGCGCAGCCGCTCCTGCTGGCGCCGCTCGGCTTTGGCTGTGCGCACCGGGGCGCCGCCGCCTCCCAGGGCAGCGGGGCCAGTCGGgctgggcctgggagaggggcagggtgCGGTGAGGGCGCAGGGCGCGTGCGCGCCTCGAGCCCTCCGGCCGGGGACAGACGGGAGGTCCTCACCCTCCAGTGGGGCCCGGGCCGGCCCAGGGCGGTTCGTCTTCCGGCTCCGGCTCCTCCTCCGGGGCCTCGGCGTCCAGGGCGAGCCCCGCAGCGGCCTCCTCGCGCAGCATCTGAGCTCTCTTCCGCTGCAGCTTGcgggctggcgggggcggggcagtcAGACCGGGCGGGGCCAGCCCAGACCCAggccgcgcccgccccgcccccgcctcaccttcctcctcctgcatCTTCCGCAGGTCGTCGGCACCCACCAGGGACACGCGCTTGGGGGGGCCTTCAGCCTGGGGCATGCGCAGCTCCAGCTCGAAGTATTTCTGCCGCTCGCGGAAAGACAGCTGCTCGGGCGAGGCCAAGGTCCCGGGCGCGGGGGGCTgcgggagccagagcagggccttGGACCCGGcacgcccgcccccccccccccccgggccgtGCAGGGGAAGGGCTCCCCGCATACCTGGGCGGGGCCGTCCTCGGGCGGGTGCGGGCTGGGCACCGCGGCGAAGGCCCTGTACGCCTGCTTCACGTTGGCAGGCAGCTCgtcgggggaggggggctgcggGGGGTCGGTTTTAACTGCTGGGGGGGCAGCTGTCCCAGCTGCAGGCACCTCCCGGCCGCCAGCTGTCCCTGCCAACTGCCTCTGACCCCACCGccaccctgccacccccacgccGAGTGGGACGGGGCACTCACAGAGCTGGGACTGCTGCCCCTCTGGGTTGGGGAGCCCCTGGGCCAGGCCCGAGCCAACGGCTGGATGACCCCTGGCTCAGTCTGCAGAGGGCAGTGcggaggagacagggagaaaggcgGGAGCCGGCTGGGGGCAGTGttgagccagcagaggggagggcgtgggcagccagggccacccctgcccccagctctggccgGGAAGGTATCCACCGGCCTTGTCCTCAGCCGGATGACGGTGGCagcggggagcagggcccagtctCCCCACGCcacctccccaggggctgcaccCAGTGAGCACCGGGACTGGGGACACTCACCTGCTGGCTGCCGGGAGAGCAGGCGGCCTCGGCCATCTTCCCTCCCGTCGTGCTGGACGGtacctgcaggggctgggggcagtgtgCGGTGAGGGCTGGGTGGCACCGAAGCCACTCCTCAGGCGCCAGCTGACCACCCCCAAACGGGACTAGTGACCAGAAAGGGCTCAGGCCAAAGGTGGGGTCTGGGGTCCTGCCTCGGCTCAGGAGGTTGGAGGCCCAGGCAGAGAGAGCCAGGACGAGACATGCGTGTCGGGGGACAGCTGCTGCCCCGCGCCTATGCCAGCTGCCtaggagggggctggctgcaggGCCTCCCGGCTCAGCCACCTCCACCCATGCACTGAGGTGACCCACACCGGTCACCCAAGCTTTGCCTGTCCTGGCCAGAGACGCCAGCCAcccccccacagccccagggcaCTCACACTCCTGCTGGGTCTCCCGGTGGCGGCCAGCTGGGCGAGCCTCGGGGAAGGCTATTTATGCCTCTTGGGGGAGAATAAgagcccccacacccagcccagctgcccgagccagccccgcccctgcctccccccccccccccccccgcagctgctcctctgcctgcagaggctgggcctgggccccacGTCCACGGCTGCTAGGTGAGGACGCGGGCAGGGGCCCTGTCCAGGCACTGGTCCTGGCGGCGGGGGCCTGGGGCCCGGCAGACCACTGCCCCATGGGCCGTGTGGGGCAGGAGGGATGGGACACTCACGGTGGCCTGCAAGGCCTCGGGCCCCCACGGCGGGCTGGGTGCGGGCAGCTCCTTCTCCTGCACAGAACACGCAGGGCTGGCAGCGGCCGCAGCAGGCGTCCTGACCTTGCCCTCAGGGCTCAGCTCCCGGTCGATGGACGAGATGCTCTCCAGGCTGTTCCGGTGGCCCATGCCGGCCGCAAAGGGGTTGGCAATGACCCCCGGGGACACCTGAGGACGGAGGGCCGAGGTGGGCATGGCGGCCGCCGGGTCCCACCCCCAGGGCAGACTCGGGACTGGGCCTTCAGCCGGAAGTTCACTGCACCGTGGTCCCCCACCGTGCAGGCTGGACCACGTCTGCGGCGTGAGCCCCAAGGAAAGGCCTGCCcggctgcccactgcccactgcccggCGACAGGCAGGACGGCGGCTGGGAGGACCTGGGAACACGCCCACCCCACAGGGCAGGCTCAGCGCCTGTCCTCACCACGCATGCGCACTGGTGTTGTCTTTTTCAAAGACGTGTTtgtgtatctgaaaggcagagacgggGAGAGATCTCTCCCATCGGCTGGTCCActcaggttaaagccaggagccacacagCCCACccggtgagagacagagagaaaggtcttccttccactgcttaaccccccaaatgaccgctagtcggcgctgtgccaatccgaagccaggagcttcctcctggtctcccatggggtgcagggcccaagcacctgggccatcctccactgcactccctggccacagcagagagctggcctggaagaggggcaaccgggacagaatccggcgccccgaccgggactagaacccagtgtgctggcgccgcaaggcggaggattagcctagtgagccacggcgctggcaagatccacttctgattccagcttcctgctggcgtgcacccggggaggcagcaggccgtGGCTGGTTCTGACCCGGTTCTGACCCGGCCGCTGTGGGCACCTGAGGGACTGACCCTGCGGATGGACGACCCCTGCCTCTCACAAGTGAAAATACTGACAGGATCGAGATGAGGGGTAAGGGCACGGCCAAGTGACTGCAGGAGCACACACTGAAGGTGGGGAGTCCTGCGGAGCAGACGAGGCGGGGCTGAAGGTCTAGGGCATCGGCAGGTGCCACAGCCGAGGCGGCACGTCACGCCGTAGGTACGAACGAGCGGCAgccaagcagagagcagagcaCCAGGAGCGCGAGCCGACAGCTCGAACCCCAGCACGGCAGGGCAGCGGCGGGAAGCATACTGTGCCGGctcccctgcagctctggccaccacGAGGCcctgaggccccgccccggccagcAGCAGGGCACACACCCAGGCTGGACCTCCGGACACCTAGCAGCGCCCGTGCTCCCGGAAGCGGGCGCTTCCACGACCAGGTCAGGGTGCTCAGCAAAGCCGGGTCCCGGCCCAGCCCCTTCCGGGGGCCAGGATGAGGCAGAACGCGGCACGCCTGGTGACGAGGACCAGCCGTCACGGAACCGGAACCGGGCGGCAGGGCCGTCACAGGGGcactgtgggctaagcctctgcctgtggccccagcatcccacgtgggcgccggtccgagtcctggctgctcctctttcaatccagctctctaatggctgggaaggcagaagatgcccacgggcttgggcccctgcacccacgtggaggacctggaggaggctcctggctgctggctttggcctggcccagccctggtcattttggccatttggggagtgagccagcggagaGAAGatcgtctctcctctctccccctccgccccttctgtaactgtctttttttttttttttttttttgacaggcagagtagacagtgagagagagagagagagagagaaaggtcttcctttgccgttggttcaccctccaatggccgccgctgccggcgcgctgcgcactgatccgatggcaggagccaggagccaggtgcttttcctggtctcccatggggtgcagggcccaagcacttgggccatcctccactgcactccctggccacagcagagagctggcctggaaggggggcaaccgggacagaatccggcaccccgaccaggactagaaccctgtgtgccggcgccgcaggcggaggattagcctagtgagccgcggcgccggcctgtaactgcctttcaaatacatacatcttttaaagtctattttagtATCTGCTCGTATTTATCCAAAGGGGAGGCAGAGCGAGGCAGGTTCCTCGTGGGCAGCGCTGTCGTGCTGACCCCGGGAGTGCGTGACGGTCCCTAACAGCTGTGCGTGGGACCCACACTGTCCCTCCGTGCTcggtgccggtgccggtgccAGGGACGGGCCAGCGCCGCCCCTTGCGGTCGTTAAGGAACCAGAGAGGAAGGCTGAGTGGACGCGAGGACACGGCATGGAATCCAGAAGGCTGAAACCATCATGGGGAGCCACTCGGAGAAGCCCGAGAGACAGCCGGGGCAGCCAAGGCAACACCGGCCCGGGCCTGCGTGCCCTGCCTCTGTGGGGGCCAGGCGGGGCAGGGACGCCCATGGCACGCGGTGGCCGGGTAAACACTTGTCAGGATAGAGAAGACCCCCGTCTCAGGCTGGGCGTGTGGCACAGCCGGCatgggggatgccggcacccGTTTCAGAACacctggttcaactcccagctgctccgcttctgatctggctccgaccctgcacccacgtgggagacccagaggaagctcctggctctggcccggcccagccccggctgttgcggccatttggggagtgaaccagcggacggagcCCCCTCGCTTGGAGTAAATAAGCAAACCTGGTGGAGCTGGCCCCTTCCGCAGGAGACGCCGCAGAGCGGAACAAGCCCTGCGGGAGGAAAGCCGCCCTTCTCGTCCCGGCAAAGCCACCGAGGCCGAGGACACCACACACCGAGAGGGCGCTGTCGCCCGGCCCGGGGCCCGCGGCGCCCAGTCAGCCCGGTCCAGAAACAAAGCCTGGACCCAGGCGTGCAGAGCACTGCACACCCACGGCTCCTGGCCCCGGGACCACGTAATGCGGCCAGGGTCAGGGGCTCCACTCGCGGGCAGTGTGGAGGCAGACAAGGTGAGTGTGAGAGGCGGGCGCACCCCAAGTTCACGAGACCTGCACACACCCGAGGCTCTGGGTCTCCCTGGTCCAGCACCCTCACTGCCAGGCCCATCAGAAACGCGAGGGCAGCTCCCCGGTGCCGGTCCCCTGCCTGTGGAAGCCCCGCCCACACCGGAGCACGGACACGCCCAGCCAGGCATGGGCACAGCAGCGCCCGCTTCCCGAGGGGCCAGAGCCCCGTAAAGAGACAGACCGTGGAGCTGCAGGGACCGGAAGTTCTGAACACACGCCTGGGAGCAGGGCAGCAGGCCAGGCCCCTTCCCGCACCCCCCGGGACGGCGGGGGGCGAGGGCCAGCCTGTGGCCCGAGCACAGGGCACTGCGTGGTGCACGGGGCCTTAGCAAGCAGAACACAGCCCCTGTGCTCCAACAGTGAGGCCCCAGGTGTCTCTGGCTGGTGTCCAGCAGGCAGTCACCCGCCAGGACCCACGAGAGCCAGCTGAGGTAGAGCCACTGTGAGGAGGGGAAGCCGTGCACGGCCACGTGCCCTGGGACCAGTGGGCTCCCCGAGGCAGCTCCGGGAGGGCGAAGACGGCCGAGAGCAGGATGCTGCCGCCACCCCTGCTCCCCGGGGCTCCTCCCCGCACCCCTGGCTCGGCTAATGCTCTAGGCTTGCGTGAGAGGTCAGCCGGACAGAGGCCACCAGGAAGAGTGAGCTCCTGGCCCAGGGATGAGCTGGGGGAGCAGGAGGCGGCCCCTCGCACACTTGCGCCCCAGTCCCCAGAGCCCGAGGCTGTGGGGACAGCACTGACCTCCAGGGCCGCGGCGGAGCTGGCGTGGAAGCCGTCGCAGACGAGCACGGTGAGGGTGTCGCCCACGCCTCGCAGCAGCTGCACGGCCTCGGCGTGCGTCAGGCCCAGCAGGCTCTGCTGGTCCACCTCCAGCAGCCGCAGCCCCACACACAGCCGCCCGTCGCGTCCGGCCGCCCCCGTGGGGCTCACCTGCGGGGAGACCGACACGGGAGGCCTGGCGCCGGCGGGGCCCGGGGGcccggggggccggggccggccgGGCAGGGCCTCCCTCACCTTGGATATGAAGATGCCCTCGTCCGTGGGGTCCCAGGGGTTGCCCGCGTGGCCCTTGGCGCCCCCGCGGATGCTGATGCCCAGCTTCTCCCCGGGGGCCTTGCGGATGCACAGCTCCCGCATGCCGGGCGGCGGCGGGTCCCTGCGCACCAgcaggcacagctccaggcagggCCGCAGCAGCGCGCTCACCGCCTCCTGATGCGTGGCTTCCCGCACGTCCTGGCCGTTCACCGCCAAGATGCGGTCCCCGACCCGCAGGCCACTGCGCGCAGCCAGGCCCCGCGGGAGAACCTGTGGGGGGACGGCCTCGtccgctgggctgggctgcgccGGCCACGCCCCACACCCACCGTGGGTCCCGCCCACCCTGAACCCTACCTTGGATATGAACACGCCAGGCTCCTGGATGCCAAAGGGGTGGCTCGAGTGGTCAGAGCCCCCTACGATGCTGAGCCCCAGCGGGCCCCCGGCTCGTGGAAGGCGGACCTCCTGGACACACGGGGGCCTTGGTAAGGGCGCGGGGAGGGGGCCTCCACGGGGCTACATCCAGGCCTGAGGGGGCGGAACTCGGGGCCCACGCCCCCGGGGTGGGCGGCTCACCTCCACAGGGTACGGTCCTTCCAGCAGGCTCGGGGCCAGCCTCGGCTGCCCAAGCTCCCCAGGGGCGGCcgtgggggtgggcagcaggggccccccGGCCTCCCGCTCCAGCAGCAGGGCAATGGTGGGGGAGGCAGCGGTGAGCAGGGAGACCGCGTGGTCGTGCCTGGCCTCCGTCATGTCCACTCCATTGATCTGCGTGAGGGCACTGGGGTCACGCGGGCCCCCAAGGGGACAGGACGAGGAGCACCGATGGccgcccccagcctccccggGCGCCCCACTCACCGAGAGGACGCGGTCACCGACCTGCAGGGTGCCCGC
Above is a genomic segment from Oryctolagus cuniculus chromosome 6, mOryCun1.1, whole genome shotgun sequence containing:
- the IQANK1 gene encoding IQ motif and ankyrin repeat domain-containing protein 1 isoform X1, which translates into the protein MNGKKGGAVAAPGTWRTLLPGPEPRATAGQPGERHQPPRNTSQQVRAPVPGESPPAAAEPTAEDRAAMVIQGALRQHLARRELARRKRQRQEYEERMEKLQREAFVAAVLREQAAARRRREQEEAAQRERREELQRRGRLLDAAFDGDVGEMRAVLEEVEQLLTREGVGHDEEGAARRLQRRVALVECEDRHGNTPLSEAAAGGQPRAIQLLAELGANPNSKVRAGSRAGPRGRGLAHQPFPQGAFGRTPLYRAAFGGHLEAVQLLLRLGADPRVHADDGSTPEQVTSLEPVAGVLRSWDLSLTEAMLQNMDAEHQRRARETQTQQQAEATRMALQVQRLAQEQQRCHKELQQAYCELSRRIAELDACERRRAVSTEPSAQAVKDAEARVDRLRQQAQTAEETLALARLELREQAQEGGRGQPWPRGGEARGGLGAGAASCPRPPRRGDGARAAVPDHRAARRAAERRGRPHQRRRPVASRHRPLGPGGHLPALPGHQLPGHGEPRAPAPGEDPPGAAGGAQVRRGAGGRGAQGRRGGPAHAPPRPARPPQVREAAGLRPARPGPVCGRAAAAGRGAAGPGASAAEPRAAGAGALPVAAAPRRRPRVQPRAVPGGAPAPLPPPLRHARPLAAGRAAAGAAPGASAAAPGPRTSPSPASPTLQSGGRRRGG
- the IQANK1 gene encoding IQ motif and ankyrin repeat domain-containing protein 1 isoform X9: MNGKKGGAVAAPGTWRTLLPGPEPRATAGQPGERHQPPRNTSQQVRAPVPGESPPAAAEPTAEDRAAMVIQGALRQHLARRELARRKRQRQEYEERMEKLQREAFVAAVLREQAAARRRREQEEAAQRERREELQRRGRLLDAAFDGDVGEMRAVLEEVEQLLTREGVGHDEEGAARRLQRRVALVECEDRHGNTPLSEAAAGGQPRAIQLLAELGANPNSKVTSLEPVAGVLRSWDLSLTEAMLQNMDAEHQRRARETQTQQQAEATRMALQVQRLAQEQQRCHKELQQAYCELSRRIAELDACERRRAVSTEPSAQAVKDAEARVDRLRQQAQTAEETLALARLELREQAQEGGRGQPWPRGGEARGGLGAGAASCPRPPRRGDGARAAVPDHRAARRAAERRGRPHQRRRPVASRHRPLGPGGHLPALPGHQLPGHGEPRAPAPGEDPPGAAGGAQVRRGAGGRGAQGRRGGPAHAPPRPARPPQVREAAGLRPARPGPVCGRAAAAGRGAAGPGASAAEPRAAGAGALPVAAAPRRRPRVQPRAVPGGAPAPLPPPLRHARPLAAGRAAAGAAPGASAAAPGPRTSPSPASPTLQSGGRRRGG
- the IQANK1 gene encoding IQ motif and ankyrin repeat domain-containing protein 1 isoform X6; protein product: MNGKKGGAVAAPGTWRTLLPGPEPRATAGQPGERHQPPRNTSQQVRAPVPGESPPAAAEPTAEDRAAMVIQGALRQHLARRELARRKRQRQEYEERMEKLQREAFVAAVLREQAAARRRREQEEAAQRERREELQRRGRLLDAAFDGDVGEMRAVLEEVEQLLTREGVGHDEEGAARRLQRRVALVECEDRHGNTPLSEAAAGGQPRAIQLLAELGANPNSKVRAGSRAGPRGRGLAHQPFPQGAFGRTPLYRAAFGGHLEAVQLLLRLGADPRVHADDGSTPEQVTSLEPVAGVLRSWDLSLTEAMLQNMDAEHQRRARETQTQQQAEATRMALQVQRLAQEQQRCHKELQQAYCELSRRIAELDACERRRAVSTEPSAQAVKDAEARVDRLRQQAQTAEETLALARLELREQAQEGGRGQPWPRGGEARGGLGAGAASCPRPPRRGDGARAAVPDHRAARRAAERRGRPHQRRRPVASRHRPLGPGGHLPALPGHQLPGHGEPRAPAPGEDPPGAAGGAQLDAVQPGLAQALLSRGLLEQERYLSLRRPADGPEYSPARFQEARLHRFRLLFVTRARWPPAEQLQALLPVRVQPPRGLEQAPAPPAPPCRAADGGAGAKT
- the IQANK1 gene encoding IQ motif and ankyrin repeat domain-containing protein 1 isoform X3, translated to MNGKKGGAVAAPGTWRTLLPGPEPRATAGQPGERHQPPRNTSQQVRAPVPGESPPAAAEPTAEDRAAMVIQGALRQHLARRELARRKRQRQEYEERMEKLQREAFVAAVLREQAAARRRREQEEAAQRERREELQRRGRLLDAAFDGDVGEMRAVLEEVEQLLTREGVGHDEEGAARRLQRRVALVECEDRHGNTPLSEAAAGGQPRAIQLLAELGANPNSKVRAGSRAGPRGRGLAHQPFPQGAFGRTPLYRAAFGGHLEAVQLLLRLGADPRVHADDGSTPEQVTSLEPVAGVLRSWDLSLTEAMLQNMDAEHQRRARETQTQQQAEATRMALQVQRLAQEQQRCHKELQQAYCELSRRIAELDACERRRAVSTEPSAQAVKDAEARVDRLRQQAQTAEETLALARLELREQAQEGGRGQPWPRGGEARGGLGAGAASCPRPPRRGDGARAAVPDHRAARRAAERRGRPHQRRRPVASRHRPLGPGGHLPALPGHQLPGHGEPRAPAPGEDPPGAAGGAQVREAAGLRPARPGPVCGRAAAAGRGAAGPGASAAEPRAAGAGALPVAAAPRRRPRVQPRAVPGGAPAPLPPPLRHARPLAAGRAAAGAAPGASAAAPGPRTSPSPASPTLQSGGRRRGG
- the IQANK1 gene encoding IQ motif and ankyrin repeat domain-containing protein 1 isoform X8 — translated: MNGKKGGAVAAPGTWRTLLPGPEPRATAGQPGERHQPPRNTSQQVRAPVPGESPPAAAEPTAEDRAAMVIQGALRQHLARRELARRKRQRQEYEERMEKLQREVEQLLTREGVGHDEEGAARRLQRRVALVECEDRHGNTPLSEAAAGGQPRAIQLLAELGANPNSKVRAGSRAGPRGRGLAHQPFPQGAFGRTPLYRAAFGGHLEAVQLLLRLGADPRVHADDGSTPEQVTSLEPVAGVLRSWDLSLTEAMLQNMDAEHQRRARETQTQQQAEATRMALQVQRLAQEQQRCHKELQQAYCELSRRIAELDACERRRAVSTEPSAQAVKDAEARVDRLRQQAQTAEETLALARLELREQAQEGGRGQPWPRGGEARGGLGAGAASCPRPPRRGDGARAAVPDHRAARRAAERRGRPHQRRRPVASRHRPLGPGGHLPALPGHQLPGHGEPRAPAPGEDPPGAAGGAQVRRGAGGRGAQGRRGGPAHAPPRPARPPQVREAAGLRPARPGPVCGRAAAAGRGAAGPGASAAEPRAAGAGALPVAAAPRRRPRVQPRAVPGGAPAPLPPPLRHARPLAAGRAAAGAAPGASAAAPGPRTSPSPASPTLQSGGRRRGG
- the IQANK1 gene encoding IQ motif and ankyrin repeat domain-containing protein 1 isoform X4 gives rise to the protein MNGKKGGAVAAPGTWRTLLPGPEPRATAGQPGERHQPPRNTSQQVRAPVPGESPPAAAEPTAEDRAAMVIQGALRQHLARRELARRKRQRQEYEERMEKLQREAFVAAVLREQAAARRRREQEEAAQRERREELQRRGRLLDAAFDGDVGEMRAVLEEVEQLLTREGVGHDEEGAARRLQRRVALVECEDRHGNTPLSEAAAGGQPRAIQLLAELGANPNSKVRAGSRAGPRGRGLAHQPFPQGAFGRTPLYRAAFGGHLEAVQLLLRLGADPRVHADDGSTPEQVTSLEPVAGVLRSWDLSLTEAMLQNMDAEHQRRARETQTQQQAEATRMALQVQRLAQEQQRCHKEAVKDAEARVDRLRQQAQTAEETLALARLELREQAQEGGRGQPWPRGGEARGGLGAGAASCPRPPRRGDGARAAVPDHRAARRAAERRGRPHQRRRPVASRHRPLGPGGHLPALPGHQLPGHGEPRAPAPGEDPPGAAGGAQVRRGAGGRGAQGRRGGPAHAPPRPARPPQVREAAGLRPARPGPVCGRAAAAGRGAAGPGASAAEPRAAGAGALPVAAAPRRRPRVQPRAVPGGAPAPLPPPLRHARPLAAGRAAAGAAPGASAAAPGPRTSPSPASPTLQSGGRRRGG